A genomic region of Dreissena polymorpha isolate Duluth1 chromosome 4, UMN_Dpol_1.0, whole genome shotgun sequence contains the following coding sequences:
- the LOC127877654 gene encoding protein AF-9-like: MTDVQVKIELGHKAVPRAKPTKEGFTHDWVVYVRGPEQYNISNFVEKVVFNLHPSFENPKRVCKEPPYQVEEHGYAGFELPIEIFFKSKAEPRKVPILYNLFLNMQDPVNHSRCEKLTFQNPTEEFKKKLLKGGGWQMLPQEDKQFENLFGTPIKTTDSPKKAKQSSSASAMEKPSRLSLDDNNSRSSSHGKSKDRDSSSSRAISGKDIDSHSKERSSKDRHSSKESSSSRKHTESPIPPSSSSSSSSKRHSLSPGRHEQGKKLKRSSSSSSFSGKQKSKEREREKELEKVRDKEREREKEREREKEIERAKEREKEIERAKEREKEIERAKEREKEIERAKEREREKEIEKAKEREREIELAKEREKEKEREREIERAKEREREIERAKEKEREREKERKKEKERIRKERKEREQLKLDKSAKKSEKYKSSESEERKEISPISSIKKEKDKSPEETKHRSDKVKPVSGESRKSISPKENTSKDEQKEKRKSSDSYRVKESVKVKAEKQPEPISAKLPERKHLEKKHSKLSEHSKKAVVQKHKQLSKITSRELIDDLSLSDDSDSSEVSSLSSSTASTVGRSRSCSPVASGSESEPETKGSPSPAPSSNESPAPSPHIETPLGKLMANLPSEESDEEIQERGSKPFTNQAASRSSPHGNTPRKKSAADGRQEGQVWKTSMDTSVSEQNLPFNKYMKRPSERDLPKLDSSKDRGSEPLKHSNSSGFSTENPKKRRNDSTLSNGYDAGIDLCESASSEDLLELVELQRKLMTITDPHVLMKVVLLIKQVGKFKIVDSSFDFDLCTLDSSTVQKIQAYLSQC, from the exons atgACAGATGTGCAAGTGAAGATAGAGCTGGGCCACAAGGCAGTGCCTCGCGCCAAACCAACCAAGGAAGGGTTTACTCATGACTGGGTGGTCTACGTCCGTGGACCTGAGCAGTACAACATCTCAAACTTTGTTGAAAAAGTAGTTTTCAACCTTCATCCATCCTTTGAAAATCCCAAAAGGG tttgcAAGGAGCCACCATACCAAGTTGAGGAACATGGATATGCTGGTTTTGAGCTACCTATTGAAATTTTCTTCAAAAGCAAAGCTGAACCACGGAAAGTCCCAATTCTATACAATTTGTTTCTGAACATGCAAGATCCTGTAAATCATTCCCGATGTGAGAAACTGACTTTTCAGAATCCGACTGAAGAATTCAAAAAGAAATTGTTGAAAGGAGGCGGA TGGCAGATGCTGCCCCAAGAAGATAAACAGTTTGAAAATCTTTTTGGGACACCAATCAAAACCACAGATTCACCTAAGAAGGCTAAACAGTCATCATCAGCTTCTGCCATG GAAAAACCATCTCGTCTCAGTCTAGATGACAACAATAGCAGATCTAGTAGTCATGGAAAGTCGAAAGACAGAGACAGTTCAAGTAGTAGGGCAATTTCTGGTAAGGACATAGACAGCCATTCTAAAGAACGATCTTCAAAAGACAGGCACTCTTCCAAAGAGTCTTCATCCTCCAGAAAACACACTGAATCCCCAATACCACCTTCATCTAGCTCCTCTTCATCAAGTAAAAGACATTCACTTTCACCAGGCCGACATGAACAGGGCAAAAAGCTGAAAAGAAGCTCTTCCTCTTCTTCATTTTCTGGCAAACAAAAAAGCAAAGAGAGGGAAAGAGAAAAGGAATTAGAAAAAGTAAGAGACAAGGAGAGAGAACGTGAGAAGGAAAgagaaagggaaaaagaaattgAAAGAGCTAaagaaagggaaaaagaaattgAAAGAGCTAaagaaagggaaaaagaaattgAAAGAGCTAaagaaagggaaaaagaaattgAAAGAGCTAAAGAAAGGGAAAGAGAAAAAGAAATTGAAAAAGCCAAAGAAAGGGAAAGAGAAATTGAACTAGCCAAAGAAAGAGAAAAGGAAAAGGAAAGGGAGAGAGAAATTGAAAGAGCTAAAGAAAGGGAAAGGGAAATTGAACGAGCAAAAGAGAAAGAAAGGGAAAGAgaaaaggaaagaaaaaaagaaaaagaaagaatacgtaaagaaagaaaagaaaggGAACAGTTGAAATTGGATAAAAGTGCCAAGAAGAGTGAAAAGTACAAATCAAGTGAAAGTGAAGAGAGGAAGGAAATTTCTCCAATTTCAAGCATTAAAAAAGAAAAGGACAAATCCCCAGAAGAAACCAAACATAGATCTGACAAAGTAAAGCCAGTAAGTGGCGAAAGTAGGAAAAGTATTAGTCCAAAGGAAAACACATCCAAGGATGAACAAAAGGAAAAAAGAAAAAGTTCAGATTCATACAGAGTGAAGGAATCTGTAAAAGTAAAAGCAGAGAAGCAACCTGAACCAATCAGTGCAAAGTTACCAGAACGAAAGCATCTGGAGAAAAAGCATTCAAAATTGTCGGAACATAGTAAAAAAGCAGTAGTTCAAAAGCATAAACAGCTTTCAAAAATAACCTCAAGAGAATTGATTGATGATCTGTCACTGTCTGACGACTCTGACTCATCTGAGGTCAGTTCTTTATCTTCTTCCACCGCTAGCACAGTAGGTCGGTCCAGAAGTTGCTCCCCTGTAGCCTCTGGCAGCGAAAGCGAGCCGGAGACGAAAGGTAGTCCAAGCCCAGCACCCAGTTCCAATGAGAGTCCAGCCCCCTCACCTCACATTGAGACGCCATTAG GCAAGTTGATGGCGAATTTGCCATCAGAAGAGTCAGATGAGGAGATCCAGGAGCGAGGCAGCAAACCGTTCACCAACCAAGCTGCATCACGCTCCTCACCCCACGGAAACACGCCCAGAAAGAAGTCTGCTGCAGACGGGAGACAAGAGGGTCAGGTTTGGAAAACCAGCATGGACACTTCTGTATCAGAGCAGAACTTGCCGTTTAATAAGTATATGAAGCGCCCTAGTGAAAGAGATTTACCAAAATTAGACAGTAGCAAGGATAGAGGTAGTGAACCTCTTAAGCATAGCAACAGTTCGGGTTTTAGCACAGAGAATCCAAAAAAGAGACGAAATGATTCCACGTTAAGTAATGGGTATGATGCAGGCATAGATTTGTGTGAATCTGCGAGCAGTGAAGATCTCCTGGAGCTGGTGGAGCTGCAACGCAAGCTGATGACTATCACTGACCCACATGTCTTAATGAAGGTTGTGCTGTTGATTAAACAGGTGGGAAAGTTCAAAATTGTGGATTCCTCCTTTGACTTTGATCTGTGTACGCTGGATAGTTCTACTGTGCAAAAAATTCAAGCCTACCTGAGTCAGTGTTAG